In one Haloarcula taiwanensis genomic region, the following are encoded:
- a CDS encoding helicase SNF2, which translates to MLPSLDALVDNSNNTLEDVYKTVVPECEEIRIATGYFYLSGFNLFKEDLENLRGPEELEHAPFRILMGRKTDQRTVDEVSEGQTLREQFEQEVKEDVEELNNAQIERLDRLRDFIAEGLVDVRVRNPDSGYFHAKGACFRGATDNPSLRNGDRDQRGAVTIVGSSNFSQSGHRHNVELNLTSQNGSDAEAFEEWYDNQWANGEKFSEEIINIIEETDRYKQWKEQQDEDDDEVEDEADIGTYLEPFEMYKLLAYDELNGNVSVRDSPLYYFQTLGYESAKTKLSQYDGCIISDSVGLGKSFIGSELLYDYREQGDRCLLIVPANLTDQWRDLLQNATDEDGDPFFGLEVDGKHLQVMSISKFQNLTYEEVNALDDQFDVVLIDEAHRFRNHGKWNPNPVDDDDYTGTRRHANARLLRNNTMIMLTATPINNSATDLKNLIGLFTDENELMNKASLKFSAFDEYIDLAAERKRIAAGKDKASEKEQRQMTEQLKRHSDEISEILNEVMVLRTRKHVKETLTDQDDFDMSFKPPELNKEQYSLPPAYQPIYRMLPDVMDALHLPHITIKNPQAGGTLKALYKLNLLKRLESSTYAFVQSVQTLHESERSLLGFLDGLPEDEDIDVLRTVGDDAAETTLEDFVEGADAAEDLEQTLEEFGFDSGALQADGGDSDDELADATVGEVKTYIREDLTLLAYFLSRFIGRVARDSGSIADMEVELEQWLADHGAAVLPDVPEDDPSPILYPQHDLSEADTATLDFYEAVFALREFRDPKIDRLAEVLNGYDQKVLIFTQYRATADYVHRTLVDNESSPMTMENSAVVKGGDENKQDIIKRFAPEASGYQQTLAESDETELQYVVATDTLSEGVNLQDISVVVNYDLPWNPMRIVQRVGRIDRIGSTADKYVHNFYPDGDIEAAIKLLERLQAKINDIALIVGKENNILDPNEDAVLERAGVETEKTIGELEIEEIESSIRESRDVTDYNELDDTSKNPLLRNAGSDENAAFERVLLKEELNEDYGLCSEDFEFAEDYFEEPTDEREYLYTNAIGHDTGPRPGVFGLVHLWFENDETGEPEDAPLGRVRRALYYKPFSGDLKERPVGSLAIAPETQGEQLSGNTDRVIANRESIEEHLSERLEEIREGQVEEVFSGGGQSATQEMLLDMMQMRILPQYGDQPAPVDGHDTVVEWTNALFDRLDQVKLKHTDEDRVLRETFREHPDYTSLGDWPVKEFLVELEAFLEDNIEASAEYQTTLVGESAVQARLICWGVIGS; encoded by the coding sequence ATGTTACCCTCGCTTGACGCGCTTGTAGATAACTCGAACAACACTCTCGAAGACGTTTACAAGACCGTCGTTCCTGAATGCGAAGAAATTCGCATTGCAACCGGCTACTTCTATTTATCTGGCTTTAACCTCTTCAAAGAAGATCTTGAGAACCTCCGCGGCCCGGAGGAACTCGAACACGCCCCTTTTCGCATCCTAATGGGGCGAAAGACCGACCAACGTACCGTAGACGAAGTCAGTGAAGGCCAAACGCTACGTGAGCAGTTCGAGCAGGAGGTTAAGGAAGATGTTGAGGAACTGAACAACGCACAGATTGAACGTCTTGACCGACTGCGCGATTTCATTGCAGAGGGACTCGTTGATGTTAGGGTTCGAAATCCCGATTCAGGGTATTTTCATGCGAAAGGCGCCTGCTTTCGCGGTGCGACGGACAACCCGAGTCTACGGAATGGTGACCGCGATCAGCGAGGTGCGGTCACTATCGTTGGATCCTCGAATTTCTCACAGTCAGGGCACCGTCACAACGTTGAACTGAACCTGACCAGTCAGAACGGAAGTGACGCAGAAGCGTTTGAAGAATGGTACGACAACCAATGGGCCAACGGCGAGAAGTTCTCTGAGGAAATCATCAACATCATCGAGGAGACCGATCGCTACAAGCAGTGGAAGGAACAGCAGGACGAGGACGATGATGAAGTCGAAGATGAGGCAGATATTGGAACATATCTCGAACCGTTCGAGATGTATAAACTGCTGGCGTATGATGAGCTGAACGGCAACGTCAGTGTTCGTGATAGCCCTCTGTACTATTTCCAGACACTCGGCTACGAGAGTGCAAAGACGAAGCTGTCACAATATGATGGCTGCATAATCTCCGATTCGGTCGGTCTAGGCAAGTCGTTCATTGGAAGCGAACTCCTCTACGACTACCGAGAACAAGGTGACCGTTGTCTCCTCATCGTCCCAGCCAACCTAACCGACCAGTGGCGTGATCTCCTCCAAAACGCGACAGACGAAGACGGAGACCCGTTCTTCGGCCTCGAGGTTGATGGAAAACACTTGCAGGTCATGAGCATCAGCAAATTCCAGAACCTCACATACGAGGAGGTGAACGCTCTGGACGACCAATTTGATGTGGTGCTCATCGACGAGGCGCACCGATTCCGAAATCACGGGAAGTGGAATCCAAATCCGGTTGACGACGACGATTACACGGGGACTCGTCGACATGCGAACGCTCGCCTCCTCCGGAACAACACGATGATCATGCTGACTGCGACGCCAATCAATAACTCAGCTACCGATCTCAAGAACCTCATCGGGTTGTTCACCGACGAAAACGAACTGATGAACAAGGCATCCTTGAAATTCAGCGCCTTCGACGAGTACATCGACCTCGCAGCGGAGCGTAAGCGAATTGCTGCCGGTAAAGACAAAGCCTCTGAGAAGGAGCAGCGCCAGATGACAGAGCAGCTCAAGCGCCACTCGGACGAGATCTCCGAGATACTAAACGAGGTGATGGTGCTCCGGACTCGAAAGCACGTCAAAGAGACGCTAACCGATCAAGACGACTTCGATATGAGTTTCAAGCCTCCCGAACTCAACAAGGAGCAGTATTCCCTCCCCCCCGCCTACCAGCCCATTTATCGTATGCTCCCGGACGTGATGGATGCGCTCCACCTCCCACATATCACCATCAAGAATCCACAGGCAGGGGGAACACTGAAAGCACTCTACAAACTAAACCTGCTGAAACGTCTCGAGTCCTCCACATATGCCTTTGTCCAGTCAGTTCAGACGCTACACGAGAGTGAGCGGTCACTTCTTGGATTCCTTGATGGACTCCCCGAGGACGAAGATATTGATGTACTGCGTACAGTGGGTGATGATGCAGCAGAAACGACATTAGAGGATTTCGTTGAGGGAGCGGACGCAGCTGAAGATCTTGAGCAAACGCTCGAAGAGTTCGGATTCGACAGTGGTGCCCTTCAAGCAGATGGGGGCGATTCGGACGACGAACTAGCCGATGCCACGGTTGGAGAGGTGAAAACGTACATCCGCGAAGACCTGACGCTCCTTGCCTACTTCCTCTCCCGGTTCATCGGTCGTGTAGCTCGAGACTCCGGTTCTATCGCGGACATGGAAGTTGAACTGGAACAGTGGCTCGCTGACCACGGTGCAGCAGTTCTTCCAGACGTACCGGAAGATGACCCGAGTCCTATCCTCTACCCTCAGCACGACTTAAGCGAAGCCGACACTGCTACGCTGGACTTCTACGAAGCCGTATTCGCGCTCCGCGAGTTCCGTGATCCCAAGATTGACCGGCTGGCCGAAGTTCTGAACGGGTACGACCAGAAAGTACTCATCTTCACTCAGTACCGCGCGACCGCAGACTACGTCCACCGGACACTCGTCGACAACGAGTCGTCACCCATGACGATGGAGAACAGTGCGGTCGTAAAGGGTGGAGACGAGAACAAACAAGACATCATCAAACGGTTCGCCCCAGAGGCGTCAGGGTACCAGCAGACACTGGCCGAAAGTGACGAGACAGAGTTGCAGTACGTGGTCGCGACAGACACTCTTAGTGAAGGGGTTAACCTTCAGGACATTTCAGTGGTCGTAAATTACGACTTGCCTTGGAATCCAATGCGTATCGTCCAGCGGGTTGGTCGTATTGACCGAATTGGTTCGACGGCGGACAAGTACGTACATAATTTCTACCCTGACGGCGACATAGAGGCTGCAATCAAACTCCTAGAGCGCTTGCAGGCAAAAATCAACGACATCGCACTCATCGTCGGCAAGGAGAATAACATCCTCGATCCAAACGAAGATGCGGTACTGGAGAGAGCGGGAGTCGAGACGGAGAAGACTATCGGGGAATTGGAGATTGAGGAGATTGAGTCGTCGATTCGAGAGTCCCGTGATGTGACCGACTATAACGAGCTGGACGACACCTCGAAGAATCCACTGCTACGGAACGCTGGAAGTGACGAGAACGCGGCATTCGAGCGCGTGCTCCTCAAGGAGGAGCTGAACGAAGACTATGGACTCTGTTCGGAGGACTTCGAGTTCGCAGAGGACTATTTCGAGGAACCCACCGACGAACGAGAGTACCTCTATACGAACGCTATTGGCCACGATACCGGCCCGCGTCCGGGTGTGTTTGGTCTTGTCCATCTCTGGTTCGAGAACGATGAGACCGGAGAACCCGAGGATGCACCGCTTGGGCGTGTACGGCGAGCCTTGTACTACAAACCGTTCAGTGGCGATCTGAAAGAGCGACCCGTTGGTTCACTCGCCATCGCACCGGAAACGCAGGGTGAACAACTTTCCGGGAACACTGACAGGGTAATCGCGAACAGGGAGTCGATCGAGGAGCATCTCTCCGAGCGGTTAGAGGAGATACGTGAAGGCCAGGTTGAGGAGGTGTTCAGTGGCGGTGGACAGTCGGCCACGCAGGAGATGCTACTCGACATGATGCAGATGCGTATCCTCCCACAGTACGGTGACCAGCCCGCACCTGTAGACGGACATGACACGGTCGTGGAGTGGACGAATGCCTTGTTCGATCGACTGGATCAGGTGAAGCTCAAACACACAGATGAAGACCGAGTGTTGCGAGAAACCTTCCGGGAACATCCGGACTACACCTCGCTCGGCGACTGGCCGGTCAAGGAGTTCCTCGTCGAACTAGAGGCATTCCTCGAGGACAATATCGAAGCATCTGCGGAGTATCAGACTACTCTTGTAGGTGAGAGCGCCGTTCAGGCTCGGCTCATCTGCTGGGGTGTGATTGGCTCATAA
- a CDS encoding ATP-dependent DNA helicase, with product MPENHELPEELIQFFRDYYSEEIAQLAQRYPREQKSLHVDYGDLYRFDPGLADDVRNHPKELQEHLEEALRLYDLPIAVELNDAHVRIYNLPEIHVFDPSGVSRHENIGQLLDIRRQVQKVSDVKPRLTEAVWECQRCGIQTEIPQHGESLQEPHECQGCERQGPFSLDVSASSWIDHQYARIQQPPEKTNGGEAQSVDAHLEDDLIEGFDAGDRVVLTGILDIEEPEADQGLDFDTNLDARSVVKEESDYDDVNVDDHIDKIEAIASGEHGDPYQLLVDSINPKHRGDEHVKLAVALQLFGGWAHEYPDGSRDRGDWHMLLLGDPGCGKSTFLRYVDQIAPRSTYASGKGATAAGMTAAAVSDDFGDTEWGLEAGALVLADSGIACVDEIDKMQSDAVSSMHDALESQQVHVNKAGINATLNARTSLLAAGNPKEGRFDRYRPRGEQIDMGPTLLSRFDLMFMVSDEPDREDDADVVEHMVQSRQAAGRHTRGEQLGEEEQQRVEPAIDRSVMRAYVAHAKQTCRPVIEDDEVAERLKQFFVEFRAGAGEQDDDSPIPLTFRKVEAIQRLAESSARVRLSGTVELEDVERAIKLVTKSMKQVGYDPESEEFDVDIIQTGQSKNQRERRSKILTLIGESNGSTVQDVVCKTEFDTELVKYDIERLRESGRVYSIDGEFRRT from the coding sequence ATGCCTGAAAATCACGAACTCCCCGAAGAACTGATACAATTCTTCCGGGACTACTACTCGGAAGAGATCGCACAGCTCGCACAACGTTACCCCCGAGAGCAGAAATCACTCCACGTCGACTACGGCGACCTGTACCGGTTCGACCCGGGTCTTGCCGACGACGTGCGGAACCATCCGAAGGAACTGCAGGAGCACCTAGAGGAAGCACTCCGCCTGTACGACTTGCCGATAGCAGTCGAACTCAACGACGCCCATGTACGCATCTACAATCTCCCGGAGATACACGTCTTCGACCCCTCTGGTGTGTCTCGCCACGAGAACATCGGGCAGTTGCTCGATATCCGCAGACAGGTCCAGAAGGTGTCCGACGTGAAGCCGCGCCTCACAGAAGCGGTGTGGGAATGCCAACGGTGTGGGATCCAGACCGAGATTCCACAGCACGGCGAGAGTCTACAGGAACCGCACGAGTGCCAAGGGTGCGAACGACAGGGGCCGTTCTCGCTCGATGTGAGCGCTAGTAGCTGGATAGATCACCAGTATGCCCGTATCCAGCAACCGCCCGAGAAAACGAACGGCGGGGAAGCACAGAGCGTCGACGCACACCTCGAAGATGACCTTATCGAAGGCTTCGACGCCGGTGACAGGGTGGTTCTCACCGGTATTCTCGACATTGAAGAGCCGGAAGCCGACCAGGGACTCGACTTCGACACGAACCTCGACGCTCGTTCCGTGGTGAAAGAGGAAAGCGACTACGACGATGTCAACGTCGACGATCACATCGACAAGATCGAAGCCATAGCCAGCGGGGAACACGGTGACCCGTACCAGCTACTCGTCGACTCAATCAACCCGAAGCACCGGGGCGATGAACACGTCAAGCTGGCCGTCGCGCTGCAGCTTTTCGGCGGCTGGGCACACGAGTACCCGGACGGCAGCCGCGACCGCGGCGACTGGCACATGCTCCTTCTCGGTGATCCCGGCTGTGGGAAGTCCACGTTCCTCCGCTACGTTGACCAGATAGCCCCCCGGTCGACGTACGCCTCAGGGAAGGGCGCGACGGCGGCAGGCATGACTGCGGCGGCTGTCTCGGACGATTTTGGAGATACCGAGTGGGGGCTGGAGGCTGGCGCACTGGTACTGGCCGACAGTGGTATCGCCTGTGTCGACGAGATCGATAAGATGCAGTCCGACGCGGTGTCCTCGATGCACGACGCTCTGGAGAGTCAGCAAGTCCACGTCAACAAGGCGGGTATCAACGCCACGCTGAACGCTCGGACTTCGCTGCTGGCGGCGGGGAATCCGAAGGAGGGGCGCTTCGACCGCTACCGTCCGAGAGGGGAGCAAATCGACATGGGCCCGACGCTTCTCTCTCGGTTTGACTTGATGTTCATGGTGTCCGACGAACCAGACCGAGAGGACGATGCGGATGTCGTCGAGCACATGGTCCAGAGCCGGCAGGCTGCAGGTCGTCACACCCGAGGAGAACAGCTGGGTGAAGAGGAACAGCAGCGGGTCGAGCCCGCGATAGACCGGTCGGTGATGCGGGCCTATGTCGCTCATGCCAAACAGACCTGTCGTCCGGTTATTGAGGACGATGAAGTAGCGGAGCGATTGAAACAGTTCTTCGTTGAGTTCCGGGCTGGGGCTGGCGAGCAAGACGACGACTCACCGATTCCTCTGACGTTCCGGAAAGTCGAAGCGATACAGCGACTCGCGGAGTCAAGTGCCCGGGTTCGGCTGTCGGGTACTGTGGAGCTGGAGGATGTGGAACGGGCGATTAAACTGGTGACGAAGTCGATGAAGCAGGTCGGTTATGATCCTGAGAGTGAAGAGTTCGATGTAGATATTATCCAGACAGGGCAGTCGAAGAATCAGCGTGAACGCCGTAGTAAGATTCTGACTTTGATCGGTGAGTCCAATGGGTCAACAGTACAAGATGTTGTTTGTAAGACAGAATTTGATACTGAATTGGTTAAATACGACATTGAGAGGCTAAGAGAGAGCGGAAGGGTATATTCAATAGACGGAGAATTCCGGAGGACATGA